One genomic window of Numida meleagris isolate 19003 breed g44 Domestic line chromosome 1, NumMel1.0, whole genome shotgun sequence includes the following:
- the ARHGEF5 gene encoding rho guanine nucleotide exchange factor 5 isoform X4, whose translation MRKSAREVSPLEACSTAGEAWNSAVDERKHHAPHASAEMSISSLDSAEEAELSILEDCLSTPGEEAEMPGRPSNPVQKVPAGLVQEHGDADPQKRLSEWEGEMILEGGLDCSLKLKQGDLADLESNQDFSYLSPVQDGSATGNAIRQSVDLSTECSQSQTELDFHVSDPQAQYQKSPLSDDVSSEREAPKCFLVCKTISEGHYKAEPSLDKVESSQEIDASAEQKQSSKKVALVTDEQHTSEITAEDAAELYASEDGKESRRALWSWEDNSESSYQLSFTLTDDSQISSLQTGGNISACEIRSSKLFKDQGTVMIPKENSSISKCIHLEGDHRKTDSRPTSSVSCAFHVKDAAKNVKQVNTSQHKEAAQEEAVFKLQQEQEKKECKDQNLEEGKFLEPKDQEKNKHNEQEQQLQSEDFKLKTLSSALLSETPYMPRHKVDFCGSENVFLAEQTGTGLPGESDFIKDRLGESMLLKAHVTAVGSTCQTPSASPFPSESLNLVDEIPVMPLRMCHVSDQEELEDSVRFSISSQDSVEVDWDDKIRLGREGEHSGGPGKAAQIFDKREAPLCEGVAAPSSIENPEASVPVCSSSGTEKAEPTDPVDPHPIAEDLRKAEVRGFVSDLPSELTSVASVSGPQQEDASGGTPENPEDCHSSNLNKLPYSVEKQANHAVSLCMQDLASVETVDLTTDPEEANASHELLAPEEDCHEDLSGPSSFSVIYTSSLPAEKSLPGDRETLFFISEPLESPQTWGRTSTPLNHPETVQQYQPPPEKNAIMQEKETGTNVAHKAQEVPLLDQPDRSLNQKDPGSRISSILSTLTWSPEEDVVLAMNQGGRPLSPMPNSSLTLVSEPDSKHLPSHIQSPNQAQAPAPNANHCAQPLALESYKTLTPVPHSRPHLNCNMDDHDFLALTISHPLWTSATVSDANTVDSSPDRSVVDKVVFVPATEEHNHCDLGTQDTETSDDSVGSLLAKGFSAVGNETLASCSDTSTETTIQHMGIQCGKSSPDHLSWSSLEDLRTFPDSKSRDSVQSLPMLAFTNPIHFLQLSPPSPPTTQTTCQEDEVSGELQWEQQADLFGVDTKNFQAPSAITEKIESERRVKQRLKEQEEEHCLVSQIKEEVPKHLPLEKSSSWPDKITVGVVAQGPRANQENLSKRRVKSKDWHRQGLKRISVPPDLLKEVHPVPSEEEAHKMHREPPVSSETVTLREKKPADTVETFKRRHSKLINSSRLLYQEYSDVVLNKAIQSQKRVDSFAEDTESSLPSSPRLRRKVLSPQDSYLQRLSVSSNASLWQDIPMIRGSRMLLNMSRDEQKLQEAKFELIMSEASYLRSLNVAVDHFQRSAELQAMLSNQERQWLFSRLQDVRDVSASFLFDLEEKFEEDMFTFHVCDVALKHAPEFRRVYLPYVTNQTYQEQTFQRLLSGNAGFQQVLERLESDPVCQRLSLKSFLILPFQRITRLKLLLQNILKRTRPGSEEEVQATQAYDALEKLIKDCNENVQRMKSTEELIYLSQKIEFECKIFPLVSQSRRLVKCGELTALDFNTPSPKWKVTTRPIYLHLFNDCLLLSRPKEGGRFVVFDHAAFSDVRGEKCEMKLHGTNKNVFRLFLLQNYQGKRVEFLFRTETHSEKLRWISALVPPQGELDLLECPDAPQVQCIRTYKARENDELALEKADIIMVMQYSNDGWMEGVKLSDRERGWFPSEHVELISSKHARQKNLKEEQRVKNAKQQVFCKK comes from the exons AAGTCAGCAAGGGAGGTATCACCCCTGGAagcttgcagcactgctggggaagCCTGGAATTCTGCAGTAGATGAAAGAAAGCATCATGCCCCTCATGCATCAGCTGAAATGAGCATCAGCTCACTGGAttctgcagaggaagcagagctcagcatACTTGAGGACTGCCTTTCCACTCCaggggaagaagcagaaatgccAGGCAGACCCTCTAACCCTGTACAAAAAGTGCCAGCAGGACTTGTACAAGAGCACGGTGATGCAGATCCTCAGAAGAGACTCTCAGAATGGGAGGGAGAAATGATTTTAGAGGGTGGACTGGATTGTTCACTGAAACTTAAGCAAGGGGATCTGGCTGACCTGGAAAGCAACCAGGACTTTTCCTATCTCAGCCCAGTCCAGGATGGGTCAGCTACTGGCAATGCCATCCGACAGTCTGTGGACCTCAGCACTGAATGTTCTCAGTCCCAGACAGAACTGGATTTTCATGTCTCAGACCCTCAGGCCCAGTATCAAAAATCTCCTTTGTCTGATGACGTTTCCTCTGAGAGAGAGGCACCTAAGTGTTTCTTGGTTTGTAAAACCATTTCAGAGGGGCACTATAAGGCTGAGCCATCTCTGGATAAGGTAGAGTCCTCGCAGGAGATTGACGCTAGCgcagagcagaagcaaagcagcaaaaaggTGGCACTGGTAACTGATGAACAGCATACCTCAGAGATAACAGCAGAGGATGCGGCTGAACTTTACGCTTCTGAAGATGgtaaggaaagcagaagagcactCTGGAGTTGGGAAGACAATTCAGAGTCTTCGTATCAATTGTCTTTCACCTTAACAGATGACAGCCAAATAAGCTCACTACAAACAGGAGGAAACATCTCAGCTTGTGAAATAAGGAGTAGCAAGCTGTTCAAAGACCAGGGAACAGTAATGATTCCTAAAGAAAACTCATCCATTTCTAAATGCATTCATCTTGAAGGtgatcacagaaaaacagacagcAGACCGACCTCTTCAGTATCATGTGCTTTCCACGTAAAGGATGCTGCTAAAAATGTTAAGCAAGTGAATACTTCACAACATAAGGAAGCAGCACAGGAGGAAGCAGTGTTTAAACTTCAGCAggaacaagagaagaaagagtgcAAAGACCAGAatttggaagaaggaaaatttttgGAGCCcaaagatcaggaaaaaaacaaacataatgaACAAGAACAGCAACTACAGAGCGAAGATTTCAAACTGAAGACACTGTCATCAGCTCTCCTTTCAGAGACACCTTATATGCCCAGGCATAAGGTGGACTTCTGTGGTTcggaaaatgtttttctggcTGAGCAAACTGGTACAGGACTTCCTGGGGAATCTGACTTCATAAAAGATCGTCTTGGTGAGAGCATGCTGCTCAAAGCGCATGTCACAGCAGTGGGTTCTACATGTCAGACACCTTCTGCCAGCCCTTTCCCATCAGAGAGCCTGAATCTAGTGGATGAAATTCCAGTGATGCCTCTGCGCATGTGCCATGTCTCTGaccaggaagagctggaagattCTGTCCGCTTTTCCATCAGCAGTCAAGACAGTGTAGAAGTTGACTGGGATGACAAGATAAGGCTGGGCAGGGAAGGTGAACACAGTGGTGGACCTGGAAAGGCTGCCCAGATATTTGACAAAAGAGAAGCACCACTCTGTGAAGGAGTGGCAGCACCTTCCAGCATAGAGAACCCAGAGGCTTCTGTTCCAGTATGCTCCTCCTCTGGTACTGAGAAGGCGGAGCCCACTGATCCTGTGGATCCTCATCCCATTGCAGAAGACTTACGAAAAGCTGAGGTTCGTGGCTTTGTTTCAGATTTACCCTCAGAGCTCACCTCTGTAGCTTCAGTGTCTGGCCCACAGCAAGAGGATGCCAGTGGAGGCACCCCAGAGAACCCTGAGGACTGTCATAGTTCCAACCTGAACAAATTGCCATACTCTGTAGAGAAGCAAGCTAACCATGCTGTTTCTCTGTGCATGCAGGACCTGGCATCAGTGGAAACTGTTGATTTAACTACTGATCCAGAGGAGGCCAATGCTTCCCATGAACTGCTCGCTCCTGAAGAAGACTGTCATGAAGACCTTAGTGGCccatcttctttctctgtaataTATACAAGCTCTCTTCCTGCAGAGAAGAGCCTTCCTGGGGACAGAgaaactctgtttttcatttcagagccTCTGGAATCACCTCAAACATGGGGCAGGACTTCCACTCCCCTGAACCACCCAGAAACAGTTCAGCAGTACCAACctccaccagaaaaaaatgccattatgcaagaaaaagaaactggaacaaACGTGGCTCACAAAGCACAAGAGGTGCCTTTGCTTGATCAGCCTGACAGGAGCTTAAACCAAAAAGATCCTGGATCTAGAATCTCAAGCATCCTGAGCACCCTAACTTGGTCCCCTGAAGAAGATGTGGTCCTTGCTATGAACCAGGGAGGACGACCTCTGTCTCCTATGCCTAACTCAAGCCTAACTCTGGTGTCTGAGCCTGATTCCAAACACCTTCCTTCCCATATTCAAAGCCCTAATCAAGCTCAGGCCCCTGCACCTAATGCAAATCACTGTGCCCAGCCTTTAGCCCTTGAGAGTTACAAGACACTGACTCCTGTACCCCACTCCAGGCCACATCTAAACTGTAATATGGATGATCACGACTTTCTAGCCCTTACTATAAGCCATCCTCTATGGACTTCTGCTACTGTATCTGATGCTAACACTGTGGACTCTTCTCCTGATAGAAGTGTAGTAGACAAAGTTGTCTTTGTTCCAGCGACTGAAGAGCACAATCACTGTGACTTGGGTACCCAGGATACAGAGACTTCTGATGACTCAGTGGGCAGTTTGTTGGCCAAAGGCTTTTCTGCTGTTGGAAATGAGACACTGGCCAGCTGCTCTGACACCAGCACTGAAACAACAATTCAGCACATGGGTATACAGTGTGGAAAATCCTCACCTGACCACCTTTCTTGGTCCTCACTGGAAGATCTGAGAACATTCCCAGACTCCAAGAGCAGAGACTCTGTACAGTCCCTTCCAATGCTAGCATTCACCAATCCAATTCACTTTCTCCAGCTAAGTCCTCCATCACCACCAACCACTCAAACAACCTGCCAAGAAGATGAGGTCTCAGGAGAGCTTCAGTGGGAGCAGCAAGCAGACCTCTTTGGTGTGGACACAAAGAACTTCCAAGCTCCGTCAGcaattacagagaaaatagaaagtGAGAGGAGAGTCAAGCAAAGGctaaaagaacaagaagaagaaCACTGTTTGGTGTCTCAGATAAAGGAAGAAGTACCCAAACATTTACCTTTGGAGAAATCATCAAGCTGGCCAGACAAAATAACTGTTGGGGTAGTTGCACAAGGGCCAAGAGCCAATCAAGAAAATCTGAGTAAGCGCAGAGTAAAAAGCAAGGACTGGCACCGGCAGGGCCTGAAGAGGATATCAGTACCACCAGACCTCTTGAAGG AAGTCCATCCTGTTccttcagaggaagaagcacaCAAGATGCATAGGGAACCACCAGTCAGTTCAGAAACAGTTACATTGCG agaaaagaaacctgCAGACACAGTGGAGACCTTCAAACGTCGGCACTCCAAACTCATCAACTCCT CAAGGTTGCTGTATCAGGAGTACAGTGATGTGGTTCTGAACAAGGCCATTCAAAGCCAGAAGAGAGTGGATTCTTTTGCAGAGGATACAGAATCAAGTTTGCCAAGCTCCCCGAGGCTACGAAGGAAAGTGCTGTCTCCCCAGGACTCATATTTGCAGCGTCTGTCAGTCTCATCAAATGCATCCCTCTGGCAGGATATCCCCATGATCCGGGGCAGCAGAATGCTACTCAATATGTCCCGTGATGAGCAGAAGCTGCAAGAG GCCAAATTTGAGTTGATTATGTCTGAGGCTTCCTACCTGCGCAGCTTAAATGTGGCTGTGGATCACTTCCAGCGATCAGCAGAACTCCAGGCAATGCTCAGTAATCAGGAGCGTCAGTGGCTTTTCTCACGCCTTCAGGATGTACGTGATGTCAGTGCCAG TTTCCTTTTTGACTTGGAGGAGAAGTTTGAAGAGGACATGTTCACCTTCCACGTATGTGATGTGGCTCTGAAACACGCTCCTGAGTTCCGCAGGGTGTATCTACCATATGTAACAAACCAGACATACCAGGAGCAAACCTTCCAGCGGTTACT GAGTGGAAATGCAGGATTCCAACAAGTCCTGGAGAGATTGGAAAGCGATCCAGTATGCCAGCGTCTTTCACTTAAATCCTTCCTCATCCTCCCTTTCCAGCGCATCACTCGACTTAAACTCCTCCTACAG AATATCCTGAAGAGAACTCGGCCTGGGTCTGAGGAGGAAGTGCAAGCAACACAGGCCTATGATGCACTTGAAAAG ctcaTCAAGGACTGCAATGAAAATGTTCAGCGcatgaaaagcactgaagagcTGATCTACCTCAGCCAGAAGATTGAATTTGAGTGCAAG ATATTCCCACTTGTTTCACAGTCAAGGCGACTTGTGAAGTGTGGTGAATTGACAGCTCTGGACTTCAATACCCCAAGTCCAAAATGGAAAGTCACTACCCGTCCTATCTACCTACATCTCTTCAATGACTGTCTGCTCCTGTCTCGGCCAAAGGA GGGTGGACGTTTTGTTGTATTTGATCATGCCGCTTTCTCAGATGTGCGTGGGGAAAAGTGTGAGATGAAACTGCatggaacaaacaaaaatgttttccgTCTCTTTCTACTTCAGAATTACCAGGGAAAGAGAGTGGAGTTTCTATTTCGTACAGAGACACA TAGTGAGAAGCTGAGGTGGATCTCTGCTTTGGTTCCTCCACAAGGGGAACTGGACCTCCTGGAATGCCCTG ATGCACCACAGGTTCAATGCATAAGGACGTACAAAGCTCGGGAAAATGATGAGCTAGCTTTGGAGAAAGCAGATATCATCATGGTTATGCAATACAGCAATGATG GATGGATGGAAGGAGTGAAACTTTCGGACAGGGAGAGGGGGTGGTTCCCCTCAGAACACGTGgagctcatctccagcaagCATGCGCGACAGAAGAACCTGAAAGAAGAACAACGTGTGAAGAATGCTAAGCAGCAAGTCTTCTGCAAGAAATAA
- the ARHGEF5 gene encoding rho guanine nucleotide exchange factor 5 isoform X7, whose product MDLSKMLTYRDALLGNGLLKIESCGGKSAREVSPLEACSTAGEAWNSAVDERKHHAPHASAEMSISSLDSAEEAELSILEDCLSTPGEEAEMPGRPSNPVQKVPAGLVQEHGDADPQKRLSEWEGEMILEGGLDCSLKLKQGDLADLESNQDFSYLSPVQDGSATGNAIRQSVDLSTECSQSQTELDFHVSDPQAQYQKSPLSDDVSSEREAPKCFLVCKTISEGHYKAEPSLDKVESSQEIDASAEQKQSSKKVALVTDEQHTSEITAEDAAELYASEDGKESRRALWSWEDNSESSYQLSFTLTDDSQISSLQTGGNISACEIRSSKLFKDQGTVMIPKENSSISKCIHLEGDHRKTDSRPTSSVSCAFHVKDAAKNVKQVNTSQHKEAAQEEAVFKLQQEQEKKECKDQNLEEGKFLEPKDQEKNKHNEQEQQLQSEDFKLKTLSSALLSETPYMPRHKVDFCGSENVFLAEQTGTGLPGESDFIKDRLGESMLLKAHVTAVGSTCQTPSASPFPSESLNLVDEIPVMPLRMCHVSDQEELEDSVRFSISSQDSVEVDWDDKIRLGREGEHSGGPGKAAQIFDKREAPLCEGVAAPSSIENPEASVPVCSSSGTEKAEPTDPVDPHPIAEDLRKAEVRGFVSDLPSELTSVASVSGPQQEDASGGTPENPEDCHSSNLNKLPYSVEKQANHAVSLCMQDLASVETVDLTTDPEEANASHELLAPEEDCHEDLSGPSSFSVIYTSSLPAEKSLPGDRETLFFISEPLESPQTWGRTSTPLNHPETVQQYQPPPEKNAIMQEKETGTNVAHKAQEVPLLDQPDRSLNQKDPGSRISSILSTLTWSPEEDVVLAMNQGGRPLSPMPNSSLTLVSEPDSKHLPSHIQSPNQAQAPAPNANHCAQPLALESYKTLTPVPHSRPHLNCNMDDHDFLALTISHPLWTSATVSDANTVDSSPDRSVVDKVVFVPATEEHNHCDLGTQDTETSDDSVGSLLAKGFSAVGNETLASCSDTSTETTIQHMGIQCGKSSPDHLSWSSLEDLRTFPDSKSRDSVQSLPMLAFTNPIHFLQLSPPSPPTTQTTCQEDEVSGELQWEQQADLFGVDTKNFQAPSAITEKIESERRVKQRLKEQEEEHCLVSQIKEEVPKHLPLEKSSSWPDKITVGVVAQGPRANQENLSKRRVKSKDWHRQGLKRISVPPDLLKEVHPVPSEEEAHKMHREPPVSSETVTLREKKPADTVETFKRRHSKLINSSRLLYQEYSDVVLNKAIQSQKRVDSFAEDTESSLPSSPRLRRKVLSPQDSYLQRLSVSSNASLWQDIPMIRGSRMLLNMSRDEQKLQEAKFELIMSEASYLRSLNVAVDHFQRSAELQAMLSNQERQWLFSRLQDVRDVSASFLFDLEEKFEEDMFTFHVCDVALKHAPEFRRVYLPYVTNQTYQEQTFQRLLSGNAGFQQVLERLESDPVCQRLSLKSFLILPFQRITRLKLLLQNILKRTRPGSEEEVQATQAYDALEKEDAQEL is encoded by the exons AAGTCAGCAAGGGAGGTATCACCCCTGGAagcttgcagcactgctggggaagCCTGGAATTCTGCAGTAGATGAAAGAAAGCATCATGCCCCTCATGCATCAGCTGAAATGAGCATCAGCTCACTGGAttctgcagaggaagcagagctcagcatACTTGAGGACTGCCTTTCCACTCCaggggaagaagcagaaatgccAGGCAGACCCTCTAACCCTGTACAAAAAGTGCCAGCAGGACTTGTACAAGAGCACGGTGATGCAGATCCTCAGAAGAGACTCTCAGAATGGGAGGGAGAAATGATTTTAGAGGGTGGACTGGATTGTTCACTGAAACTTAAGCAAGGGGATCTGGCTGACCTGGAAAGCAACCAGGACTTTTCCTATCTCAGCCCAGTCCAGGATGGGTCAGCTACTGGCAATGCCATCCGACAGTCTGTGGACCTCAGCACTGAATGTTCTCAGTCCCAGACAGAACTGGATTTTCATGTCTCAGACCCTCAGGCCCAGTATCAAAAATCTCCTTTGTCTGATGACGTTTCCTCTGAGAGAGAGGCACCTAAGTGTTTCTTGGTTTGTAAAACCATTTCAGAGGGGCACTATAAGGCTGAGCCATCTCTGGATAAGGTAGAGTCCTCGCAGGAGATTGACGCTAGCgcagagcagaagcaaagcagcaaaaaggTGGCACTGGTAACTGATGAACAGCATACCTCAGAGATAACAGCAGAGGATGCGGCTGAACTTTACGCTTCTGAAGATGgtaaggaaagcagaagagcactCTGGAGTTGGGAAGACAATTCAGAGTCTTCGTATCAATTGTCTTTCACCTTAACAGATGACAGCCAAATAAGCTCACTACAAACAGGAGGAAACATCTCAGCTTGTGAAATAAGGAGTAGCAAGCTGTTCAAAGACCAGGGAACAGTAATGATTCCTAAAGAAAACTCATCCATTTCTAAATGCATTCATCTTGAAGGtgatcacagaaaaacagacagcAGACCGACCTCTTCAGTATCATGTGCTTTCCACGTAAAGGATGCTGCTAAAAATGTTAAGCAAGTGAATACTTCACAACATAAGGAAGCAGCACAGGAGGAAGCAGTGTTTAAACTTCAGCAggaacaagagaagaaagagtgcAAAGACCAGAatttggaagaaggaaaatttttgGAGCCcaaagatcaggaaaaaaacaaacataatgaACAAGAACAGCAACTACAGAGCGAAGATTTCAAACTGAAGACACTGTCATCAGCTCTCCTTTCAGAGACACCTTATATGCCCAGGCATAAGGTGGACTTCTGTGGTTcggaaaatgtttttctggcTGAGCAAACTGGTACAGGACTTCCTGGGGAATCTGACTTCATAAAAGATCGTCTTGGTGAGAGCATGCTGCTCAAAGCGCATGTCACAGCAGTGGGTTCTACATGTCAGACACCTTCTGCCAGCCCTTTCCCATCAGAGAGCCTGAATCTAGTGGATGAAATTCCAGTGATGCCTCTGCGCATGTGCCATGTCTCTGaccaggaagagctggaagattCTGTCCGCTTTTCCATCAGCAGTCAAGACAGTGTAGAAGTTGACTGGGATGACAAGATAAGGCTGGGCAGGGAAGGTGAACACAGTGGTGGACCTGGAAAGGCTGCCCAGATATTTGACAAAAGAGAAGCACCACTCTGTGAAGGAGTGGCAGCACCTTCCAGCATAGAGAACCCAGAGGCTTCTGTTCCAGTATGCTCCTCCTCTGGTACTGAGAAGGCGGAGCCCACTGATCCTGTGGATCCTCATCCCATTGCAGAAGACTTACGAAAAGCTGAGGTTCGTGGCTTTGTTTCAGATTTACCCTCAGAGCTCACCTCTGTAGCTTCAGTGTCTGGCCCACAGCAAGAGGATGCCAGTGGAGGCACCCCAGAGAACCCTGAGGACTGTCATAGTTCCAACCTGAACAAATTGCCATACTCTGTAGAGAAGCAAGCTAACCATGCTGTTTCTCTGTGCATGCAGGACCTGGCATCAGTGGAAACTGTTGATTTAACTACTGATCCAGAGGAGGCCAATGCTTCCCATGAACTGCTCGCTCCTGAAGAAGACTGTCATGAAGACCTTAGTGGCccatcttctttctctgtaataTATACAAGCTCTCTTCCTGCAGAGAAGAGCCTTCCTGGGGACAGAgaaactctgtttttcatttcagagccTCTGGAATCACCTCAAACATGGGGCAGGACTTCCACTCCCCTGAACCACCCAGAAACAGTTCAGCAGTACCAACctccaccagaaaaaaatgccattatgcaagaaaaagaaactggaacaaACGTGGCTCACAAAGCACAAGAGGTGCCTTTGCTTGATCAGCCTGACAGGAGCTTAAACCAAAAAGATCCTGGATCTAGAATCTCAAGCATCCTGAGCACCCTAACTTGGTCCCCTGAAGAAGATGTGGTCCTTGCTATGAACCAGGGAGGACGACCTCTGTCTCCTATGCCTAACTCAAGCCTAACTCTGGTGTCTGAGCCTGATTCCAAACACCTTCCTTCCCATATTCAAAGCCCTAATCAAGCTCAGGCCCCTGCACCTAATGCAAATCACTGTGCCCAGCCTTTAGCCCTTGAGAGTTACAAGACACTGACTCCTGTACCCCACTCCAGGCCACATCTAAACTGTAATATGGATGATCACGACTTTCTAGCCCTTACTATAAGCCATCCTCTATGGACTTCTGCTACTGTATCTGATGCTAACACTGTGGACTCTTCTCCTGATAGAAGTGTAGTAGACAAAGTTGTCTTTGTTCCAGCGACTGAAGAGCACAATCACTGTGACTTGGGTACCCAGGATACAGAGACTTCTGATGACTCAGTGGGCAGTTTGTTGGCCAAAGGCTTTTCTGCTGTTGGAAATGAGACACTGGCCAGCTGCTCTGACACCAGCACTGAAACAACAATTCAGCACATGGGTATACAGTGTGGAAAATCCTCACCTGACCACCTTTCTTGGTCCTCACTGGAAGATCTGAGAACATTCCCAGACTCCAAGAGCAGAGACTCTGTACAGTCCCTTCCAATGCTAGCATTCACCAATCCAATTCACTTTCTCCAGCTAAGTCCTCCATCACCACCAACCACTCAAACAACCTGCCAAGAAGATGAGGTCTCAGGAGAGCTTCAGTGGGAGCAGCAAGCAGACCTCTTTGGTGTGGACACAAAGAACTTCCAAGCTCCGTCAGcaattacagagaaaatagaaagtGAGAGGAGAGTCAAGCAAAGGctaaaagaacaagaagaagaaCACTGTTTGGTGTCTCAGATAAAGGAAGAAGTACCCAAACATTTACCTTTGGAGAAATCATCAAGCTGGCCAGACAAAATAACTGTTGGGGTAGTTGCACAAGGGCCAAGAGCCAATCAAGAAAATCTGAGTAAGCGCAGAGTAAAAAGCAAGGACTGGCACCGGCAGGGCCTGAAGAGGATATCAGTACCACCAGACCTCTTGAAGG AAGTCCATCCTGTTccttcagaggaagaagcacaCAAGATGCATAGGGAACCACCAGTCAGTTCAGAAACAGTTACATTGCG agaaaagaaacctgCAGACACAGTGGAGACCTTCAAACGTCGGCACTCCAAACTCATCAACTCCT CAAGGTTGCTGTATCAGGAGTACAGTGATGTGGTTCTGAACAAGGCCATTCAAAGCCAGAAGAGAGTGGATTCTTTTGCAGAGGATACAGAATCAAGTTTGCCAAGCTCCCCGAGGCTACGAAGGAAAGTGCTGTCTCCCCAGGACTCATATTTGCAGCGTCTGTCAGTCTCATCAAATGCATCCCTCTGGCAGGATATCCCCATGATCCGGGGCAGCAGAATGCTACTCAATATGTCCCGTGATGAGCAGAAGCTGCAAGAG GCCAAATTTGAGTTGATTATGTCTGAGGCTTCCTACCTGCGCAGCTTAAATGTGGCTGTGGATCACTTCCAGCGATCAGCAGAACTCCAGGCAATGCTCAGTAATCAGGAGCGTCAGTGGCTTTTCTCACGCCTTCAGGATGTACGTGATGTCAGTGCCAG TTTCCTTTTTGACTTGGAGGAGAAGTTTGAAGAGGACATGTTCACCTTCCACGTATGTGATGTGGCTCTGAAACACGCTCCTGAGTTCCGCAGGGTGTATCTACCATATGTAACAAACCAGACATACCAGGAGCAAACCTTCCAGCGGTTACT GAGTGGAAATGCAGGATTCCAACAAGTCCTGGAGAGATTGGAAAGCGATCCAGTATGCCAGCGTCTTTCACTTAAATCCTTCCTCATCCTCCCTTTCCAGCGCATCACTCGACTTAAACTCCTCCTACAG AATATCCTGAAGAGAACTCGGCCTGGGTCTGAGGAGGAAGTGCAAGCAACACAGGCCTATGATGCACTTGAAAAG gaagaTGCCCAAGAATTGTAA